A segment of the Mangrovimonas sp. YM274 genome:
GGATAACTACAATGAGGTGGCCATGCTAAAAAACTTGGAAGACAGCGAGGACATGGCCATGAACATCAAACTCAAGGAGGATAAAAAAGAATTTGCCTTTGGCGATGTAGAAGTAGGAACCGGCATCAAAGAGCGCTACCTCTTGCACCCCAACCTATTTTATTATAGCCCCAATACCAATGTGAACCTGATAGGCGACCTGAACAACCAAGGCGTTAAAAGTTTTACCTTTAAGGATTTTCTCGACTTCGAGGGCGGATTTGGAAAACTACTAACGGATGCCACAGGGTATTTCAGTTTGTACAATAGCGACTTTGCACAGTACCTCAACAACCAAGATTACACGGCCAACACCAACCAATTTGGTGCCCTAAACATCCAACAAGCCCTAAGCCCAAAAACAAACCTCCACAGCTATGTTATAGGCTCCAAAAGCAAAACCGACACCAGAAGTGAAACGCTCAACGAATACCTCAATAATACAGACCCTTTTGTGGAACAGAGAACGGTTTCCAATAAACTGAACAATTTCTTTACCATTGGAAAACTTACGTTGGACTACGACCCCAGTTTTGAGGAAGATTTGGCCTATAATAGTTTTATAAAACTAACCAATAACGATAGTTATGGATTTATAAACACCAATAACCCTAGCCTAAACAATACCATTGCAACCACCACGGATATTAAAGGTTTGCAACTCAAACAGAATTTAAGCTACAGCAGAAAACTGTCAAAAGCCCATACAGCCACTTTAGAGGCCAATTACACTTTTCAAAACGACCAACCCTTCACCGAGTGGCTTACGAACCAACAAATATTACAAGAGCTCATTCCTTTGGAAACTGACACGGTTTATAACATCCTTCAAACCAAAAAATCCAACTCGCACAATGCCTCTGCCATTGCCAAAGATTATTGGGTGCTTAACAACTTCAATCACCTGTACACCAGTGTAGGAGTGAATTCTGCCTTTTCCAACTTTTACACCCAAGACGCACAACACCTTAGCAATGGCACGGTTAACAACTTTAATAACGCAGGATTTGGCAATGATTTTGACTATCATTTTATTGACACCTTTATAGGCCTAGAATACAAATTCCAAATAGGTAAGGCCATTTTCAAACCCATGCTCTACACGCATTTTTACTATTGGACAACCGCACAATACCATATGCGAGCAACGCATCAAAAAACATTGACGCTGCCACAGTTCACCAGTAAAGTTGAATTCAGTAACAGCGAAAAGCTCAATTTCCGTTACCGTTTGAACAGTCGTTTTCCAACCGTCAATCGATTGGCCAGCAATTATGTTTTGGGCAACTTCAACAGTGTTTATAAAGGAAATCCAACCTTAGAGAACCAACTCTATCACACGCTAAGCCTTAGCTATTATAAGTTCAGCCTCTTTAAACAGCTCAACTTAAACTTCAACAGTAGTTTCAACAAAAAATTAGAACACTTCAAAACCACTACTATTTTAGATGGTATAGACCAGTACAGCACCTATATCATGTTTGACCAACCGGAACACAATTGGAATGTGAGTGGTAAAATATCAAAGAAAATAAAACGCATACGCTATAGTTTCAGCAGCAGGTATAGTTATAACGATTTTTATCAAATATTAAATAGCAACACCAATCTGAACATTTCAAAAAACACTTCTGCAACTCTTAGCGCAGAGACTTTTTACAAAGCTTTTCCAAATATTGAAATTGGCTACACCAAAGATTTCAACACGTATCGCTCTTCTGGAATTCAAAACAATTTTGAAAATAACCGCTTCTTTTTCAATGTTGAATACGACTTTTTAAAGGACTTTATTTTTAAGGCAGACTACGCCTACGAGAATTATAAAAACAAAACTTCTAATAGCCACAATACCTTTGACATAGCCAACGCCTCACTCTTTTATCAAAAAGAAGATAGCCCTTGGGGATTTGAAATTGAAGCAACCAATATTTTTGATATTGGCTTTAAACAACAAAACAGTTTTAGCAATTTTTTAATCAGCGATAGCAAAACCTTTATCATGCCAAGAATTGTTATGTTTAAATTGATTTACAAACTGTAAGACACATTAGATAAAAACTTCTCTATCACATAAACAAACGCCAAACCTGAGCCACCAAAAAGGTTACCACAAAGCCCATAATTAAAGGCATCAAGGTGGCTACTGCCGTCCATTTTACACTATTGGTTTCCTTGTAAATGGTATAGATGGTCGTACTACAAGGGTTATGCAGCAAACTGAACAACATTAAATTAATGGCTGTCAACAAGGTCCAACCGCCTGCCTTTAATATATCCCCAGTAGCATTAGCTGAATCCAATTCAAACATGACCCCTGCACCTTCACCGGCCGCAAGGCCCGTTACCAATACTGTTAACATTAAAATAGTGGGGATCACGATTTCATTGGCTGGTATTGCAACGATATAAGCAACCAAAATCACACCATTTAAACCCAATAGCCAACCAAAGCCATCCAAGGAATCAATCATCCAAAACGCGATACTATGGTCACCAATATCAACATTGGAAATCAACCAAATGACTGCACCTGCGGGAGCAGCAAAGACTAT
Coding sequences within it:
- a CDS encoding carboxypeptidase-like regulatory domain-containing protein, which produces MAKKLKIKYVFLNLKILLLLAGFSLHAQTVVVSGKVTDSLLQPLGYANILAIPDADNQEVRFAISEENGQYKLGLSKNQAYTLTVSYLGYTPNKIALNTTEQDLHKDFILKESPNQLDEITLNYTPPVSVKKDTITYKVDAFTTGEERKLREVLKKLPGVEVDKAGNVTVQGKKVTKVLVENKTFFTGNSKLAVNNIPADAVDKVEVLDNYNEVAMLKNLEDSEDMAMNIKLKEDKKEFAFGDVEVGTGIKERYLLHPNLFYYSPNTNVNLIGDLNNQGVKSFTFKDFLDFEGGFGKLLTDATGYFSLYNSDFAQYLNNQDYTANTNQFGALNIQQALSPKTNLHSYVIGSKSKTDTRSETLNEYLNNTDPFVEQRTVSNKLNNFFTIGKLTLDYDPSFEEDLAYNSFIKLTNNDSYGFINTNNPSLNNTIATTTDIKGLQLKQNLSYSRKLSKAHTATLEANYTFQNDQPFTEWLTNQQILQELIPLETDTVYNILQTKKSNSHNASAIAKDYWVLNNFNHLYTSVGVNSAFSNFYTQDAQHLSNGTVNNFNNAGFGNDFDYHFIDTFIGLEYKFQIGKAIFKPMLYTHFYYWTTAQYHMRATHQKTLTLPQFTSKVEFSNSEKLNFRYRLNSRFPTVNRLASNYVLGNFNSVYKGNPTLENQLYHTLSLSYYKFSLFKQLNLNFNSSFNKKLEHFKTTTILDGIDQYSTYIMFDQPEHNWNVSGKISKKIKRIRYSFSSRYSYNDFYQILNSNTNLNISKNTSATLSAETFYKAFPNIEIGYTKDFNTYRSSGIQNNFENNRFFFNVEYDFLKDFIFKADYAYENYKNKTSNSHNTFDIANASLFYQKEDSPWGFEIEATNIFDIGFKQQNSFSNFLISDSKTFIMPRIVMFKLIYKL